A genome region from Bombus pyrosoma isolate SC7728 linkage group LG14, ASM1482585v1, whole genome shotgun sequence includes the following:
- the LOC122574743 gene encoding calsyntenin-1: MLLVASTVFFGLTLGLSHASISALESTPSSFNNHGAPRLDLDSPESGYHGLVKENETLVEVTPQIRAIGAKVCSFRIANKHHGDAPFEIVLKEKGMAELRALRVLNCEKRRNYKFDIEAVGCNGSLSENATVHITVVDVNEYAPQFLQPAYVSTVDEGRLYEEVVRVEASDRDCTPKFGDVCKYEILTADQPFIIDNEGAIRNTEPLDYERSHNYILSVVAYDCGMKQSAPAMVTVKVNRVCAPGWRGIPERVDYAAGVGSQPLLPSARLDLCDAPCILRNVRATLTLATDHIGKGCDRDTYGVRSQRKLCGASRDSVDLLPTPGPTTSWTASLSRDEGREADEIFEFDGVDSAAIVPNDVLEHSLAQKFTVGVWVKHRPRPRQDPHVKEHILCAADDHKMNRHHYALFIRNCRLILLLRRDFSEGDPNIFRPAEWRWKLTQVCDDKWHHYAVQVDFPHVTLFVDGEEWHTDEKNPEVIDDWPLHPAKGVNTTLVVGACWQGSDNKTKHHFRGYLAGLSVLVGRNEKPDVLSCLRRCQEGIHVPSMDLLQPGTQLLTNCDLTEVRIDGDNRTNVETLLRRIGYSNSRRFPTPGRRNFRLETTIVCEGSEDNPLPVPTVQSYVTVLPPPRPGITVNGTGYVAREYADFRLGVRVFPDTRVTAGSAARLDACAVSVYPSLNPDHESLGLPGDALRRFRSITARVDRDGVVLSGADTPYNYQQLIRLIMYTNRKPAYYLDRVFKLTCSELSGRFASNEYVQTLAVIHPKEKTTALPHSTPDDPPIARILEPAPGHVQLSPHHADLPEEYATAALREGNRSIGGASGNHAVTIVAVACICFLLLMAVVGAARVRGAAKRRPSAGDELAAETEMAWDDSALAITVNPMERLTEHDSHHQSQRDDDVDDSGSSDSEDGSYRDDDLDSSDCENDCELSNGRHRRHNSPHDLEWDHRDV; encoded by the exons CTCCACGATTGGATTTGGACAGTCCAGAAAGTGGATACCATGGCCTGGTGAAGGAAAACGAAACTTTGGTCGAGGTCACGCCACAAATACGAGCTATAGGTGCCAAAGTCTGCTCCTTCCGTATAGCGAACAAGCACCATGGCGATGCACCCTTCGAGATTGttttgaaagagaaaggaatGGCAGAGCTGAGGGCGCTGAGAGTTCTAAACTGCGAGAAACGGCGTAACTACAAGTTCGATATCGAAGCTGTTGGCTGCAACGGATCGCTATCGGAAAA CGCTACGGTGCATATTACCGTGGTGGACGTGAACGAATATGCACCACAGTTTCTGCAACCGGCCTATGTCAGCACCGTGGACGAAGGTCGCCTATACGAAGAAGTTGTCCGCGTGGAAGCATCCGACAGAGATTGCACCCCGAAATTCGGTGACGTATGCAAGTATGAAATTTTGACAGCTGACCAACCATTCATCATCGACAATGAAGGAGCGATACGCAATACCGAGCCATTGGATTACGAGCGATCCCATAACTACATCTTGAGCGTGGTAGCGTATGACTGTGGTATGAAACAATCTGCACCTGCTATGGTCACTGTTAAAGTCAATCGTGTATGCGCCCCCGGTTGGAGAGGAATTCCAGAAAGGGTTGACTATGCCGCTGGTGTAGGTTCTCAACCGTTGCTTCCTTCCGCTAGGCTGGATCTTTGCGACGCTCCCTGTATATTGCGTAATGTTCGAGCCACCTTAACTCTTGCTACGGACCATATAGGGAAAGGTTGTGACCGTGACACATACGGTGTACGCAGTCAACGTAAATTATGCGGCGCATCTCGCGATAGCGTAGATTTATTGCCAACTCCTGGGCCTACGACTTCCTGGACGGCATCTTTGTCTCGAGACGAAGGAAGGGAAGCGGATGAAATCTTTGAATTTGACGGCGTTGATTCTGCTGCCATTGTACCTAACGATGTGCTGGAGCATAGCCTGGCACAGAAATTCACGGTCGGAGTTTGGGTAAAACACCGACCTCGACCAAGACAAGACCCTCATGTTAAAGAACACATCTTGTGCGCTGCCGATGATCACA AGATGAATAGACATCATTACGCCCTGTTTATTAGAAACTGCAGACTGATTTTGCTACTTAGACGTGATTTCTCAGAGGGTGATCCTAATATCTTCCGGCCTGCCGAGTGGCGTTGGAAACTTACTCAAGTGTGCGATGATAAGTGGCACCATTACGCCGTTCAAGTCGACTTCCCCCACGTGACCTTATTCGTTGATGGAGAGGAATGGCATACAGACGAGAAGAATCCGGAAGTGATCGACGACTGGCCGTTGCATCCTGCGAAAGGCGTTAACACAACTCTCGTCGTTGGTGCATGCTGGCAGGGTTCcgataataaaacgaaacatcATTTCCGTGGCTATCTGGCTGGTCTGTCCGTGCTAGTTGGACGAAACGAGAAACCAGACGTGTTGTCTTGCTTGCGTCGTTGCCAGGAAGGTATTCATGTGCCATCGATGGATCTGCTTCAACCTGGAACCCAATTGCTCACCAATTGCGATCTAACAGAGGTACGAATCGACGGAGATAATCGCACTAACGTTGAGACGCTTCTCCGTCGTATTGGTTATTCCAACTCCAGACGATTTCCTACCCCGGGTCGCCGTAATTTCCGTTTAGAAACAACGATCGTTTGCGAAGGTAGCGAAGACAATCCGCTCCCGGTACCAACTGTTCAATCGTACGTCACTGTCCTGCCACCACCTCGTCCAGGTATAACTGTCAACGGGACCGGCTACGTGGCTAGGGAATACGCAGATTTTCGTCTAGGTGTACGCGTGTTCCCAGACACTCGTGTTACTGCCGGTTCCGCTGCCAGATTGGATGCATGTGCAGTCAGTGTTTATCCAAGTCTTAATCCCGACCACGAGAGCTTAGGTTTACCTGGCGATGCTCTGCGTAGATTCCGTTCCATCACTGCGCGTGTAGATCGCGATGGTGTTGTTCTCTCTGGCGCTGACACACCTTATAACTACCAACAATTGATACGTCTCATCATGTATACGAATCGCAAGCCAGCTTACTATCTTGATCGTGTATTCAAACTGACTTGCTCCGAGCTCAGCGGTCGATTCGCTAGCAACGAATACGTGCAAACTCTCGCTGTCATTCATCCGAAAGAGAAAACTACCGCTCTTCCCCATTCTACTCCTGATGATCCACCAATCGCCAGAATTCTGGAACCAGCACCTGGACACGTGCAATTGTCTCCTCATCACGCAGATTTGCCAGAAGAATATGCAACAGCCGCGCTTCGCGAAGGTAACAGAAGCATCGGGGGTGCAAGTGGTAATCACGCAGTTACGATTGTCGCTGTCGCTTGTATCTGTTTCTTACTCTTGATGGCGGTGGTTGGAGCAGCGAGAGTCAGAGGAGCCGCGAAGAGACGACCATCAGCTGGAGACGAGTTGGCTGCCGAAACTGAAATGGCCTGGGACGATTCTGCATTGGCTATTACCGTGAATCCAATGGAGAGGCTCACAGAACACGATTCTCATCACCAGAGCCAGAGAGACGACGATGTCGATGACTCCGGAAGTTCAGACTCCGAAGATGGATCGTACAGAGATGACGATTTAGATAGTTCCGATTGCGAGAATGATTGTGAGCTGAGCAATGGCCGACATCGCCGACATAATTCACCTCATGATTTGGAATGGGATCATCGTGATGTTTAA